The genomic stretch TAGGTATAATCGATGCGATTTAAATCAAAACTTTGCCCAATTCGTTCATCTTCGGCTTTAGAACCATCATAATCATAATTCGTTAACAATTTCCGTCCTGCAGTCGTTATAGAATCACCATTATTATCTGTCGTTGTCTTAATGCCTAAAGCCAACTGGCTTAGTGCACCGCCTTTCGAAAACACAGGTGCATTTTTAGGATAGGTAATACCTGATTTTGCCCACTGATCTGGTAAATCCTGTAATTTACTTTTTAAGACAACAGTTTGACTCGCACTACCATCTTCATCAGCATAAACTCCCCCTTTCACCACAAAATATTTTTTTAAGTTACCAAACCATAATTGAATACTATCACTTGACTTAACTTTTGGTTCAAACTGTGGGAAATAAGCATATTTTTGAATAATTTCAGGGTTTAATGCATCCATAGGTACTGTAGATGATCCAGTGCTGATACTTGGAATTTCTCCACCTGATTTATCTACAAAATCAGCTATGCTGGTTGCAACATCTTTTGCATTTGAACCTGAGTACCAGCCACCTTTCCCACGTATGCCCCATTTTGCAGCTTGTTTGATATCATCACTAATATTCGTCAAAGCATCAACACCCGCTTCAGTTTGGACAGATGAAGGGATTGTATTAAAGTCACTTCCAAAACCAACCACAGCTGTTTTAAAACTTATATTTGCGGGGTTCTTAGTAGAGTCAAGAAGAGCTGATGCTAGATTTAAAGTACAATTCCAACCAGCCTCACTATCAGTACATTCAAAACCTGCACTTTTATCTCCCAATGCTTTACGTATTAGACCCGAAGTACCATTACCATAGTTTGGTCTACCATCTGTCAGTACATATACCCCTTGTCCACTACATTTTTTCTGATCATCGGTATAGCTAATTTGTCTGGAGATTGTAGTGGGTGCTGCATAAGCTGTTTTACCAGTATTTTTTGTAAGGTCACTAGAATAGCCAAAACCACTATAAGCATTATTTGCAGTATAAACATTACCAGGATACCCACCAACAGTCTTGCTAGCGCCTCGAGTAAATCCACTAGGTACTGACCCATAATATACCTGCCCCCAAGTTAAACAAGTACCTGTTCCAGACATACTCAAACATTCTGAATAAATATTTCGCCTATCATAAACCCCTCCAAAATACCACTCACCACCAGTTATTTGTGTTGTTTTACCCATCAAATATGCAACTACTTCAGCATAAGAACGAGTTGTTGGTGTATTGGTTTGACCACGAAGTTTTTTAACTTCCTCTATTAGAATTTCACGTTGTGTTTTTGAAGTACCTGATACAGTTTCGTTCAATGCTCGAGCTGGAACCTTAACTGCCCCAGCCTCGTGGTAAGTCGTTGTATATGCACCTAAAGTAGAGAGTCCAATGACCAGATCATCATCTAATTTTTTTACTCCTTTAGCCGTATCACCCTCTAAAACCGCTAACATCCCTTGTCTTAACCTTGAAATACGGTCATAACATTTATATTCACTCCCAGACTTGTTACAATCTTTAATTATCTGGTTTGTGATTTCGTTACCTGAAGCAACACAATATTCACCATCTGTAGTATTTCCTTCAAAAGTAGCATTTCCCCTACGGTCTTTAGTACAGATATTTCCATAGTCCTGTTCAATAGAACGTGTATCCATTGAACCAGAGATATCAAGCAAAAACATAATTGTTGTTGCTCCTTGCGAACTATTCCCAGGAACATAAATTTCTAAATCAGCTGCAAAAGCAGGGATACTGACACAAACTAAAGATGTAATTGCAGCAGCAATTGTACCAACCTTAAATTGATTTAGCCCTTTTTTAAATTGCACTTTTTGCTCGAGTGCATCTAGGTCAGATTTTTTCATTTCATACTTTTTCATGATTTATTCTCCCATTACGATGCACGAACAGGCTTCATGGTATATTCCATTTCCTGCGTACTATATGGAACATTTTTAGAAGATAAACAGTCTGTTACTGTCTCATTATCAATTACATCATCCACAAAACTTGTGAAGCTTTTCAGGCATGTATTAATTTCTGTCTTTGAACTCTCGCTCAGATTTGGAAGAATTGATGTTGCTGTAATTACAACTTTCTGGATACCGGTACTTTTCGAGCTTTCCTTGTCATCGCCTTCCATCATGTGCTCCCAATCTCGACTATTTTCAGCTGCGCGTACTGTCACTTGAGTTAAAACTGCATTTCGACCACTTATAAAATCAGTCAAGCGATCCAACTTACAAAATCCATTTGTACCCATATCACTATTCTTAATTAAAGAGCCTTCCCAATAAACAACACTGGCTAACCGGCTGCCTTCAAAATTATCCGCGGTTTCCCCTCGTATACAAAAGACTAGTTCTTTCCCTTTGTTTTCAGGTCTTAACGTGTAATTCAACATCCCGTCACCAATTCGCATATTGGCTAAAGACAAATCATCATCAGTTTTATTTTCTATGGTCACAAACACTGCATCACTAGTCTGCTTAAGCAATGCTTGTGCTTGTGCATTCGTAGAGATTTTCAAGGAAGTAATGCTTCCCCGTATAGCCCAAGTTCCAATTAATGTAATTAATACAAGCATGATTAAAACAACGATTAATACTGAACCTTG from Acinetobacter lwoffii encodes the following:
- a CDS encoding pilus assembly PilX family protein gives rise to the protein MKANNLKWSQQGSVLIVVLIMLVLITLIGTWAIRGSITSLKISTNAQAQALLKQTSDAVFVTIENKTDDDLSLANMRIGDGMLNYTLRPENKGKELVFCIRGETADNFEGSRLASVVYWEGSLIKNSDMGTNGFCKLDRLTDFISGRNAVLTQVTVRAAENSRDWEHMMEGDDKESSKSTGIQKVVITATSILPNLSESSKTEINTCLKSFTSFVDDVIDNETVTDCLSSKNVPYSTQEMEYTMKPVRAS